One Carnobacterium inhibens subsp. inhibens DSM 13024 genomic window carries:
- a CDS encoding bacteriocin immunity protein, whose protein sequence is MNNNEGKIIDAISKAYSDPEIKKDSEFSQSLFDYAKKISDGDDYRLVCVKLSRKINSYLMANEFKSPQTLTDLNAIVGKEVANYRGASSVSMWGSNLF, encoded by the coding sequence ATGAATAATAATGAAGGAAAAATTATAGATGCCATTAGCAAAGCCTATTCAGATCCAGAAATAAAAAAAGACAGTGAATTTTCTCAATCATTATTTGACTATGCTAAAAAGATTTCTGATGGTGATGATTATAGACTTGTTTGTGTAAAGTTAAGTAGAAAAATCAACTCTTACTTAATGGCTAACGAATTTAAATCTCCTCAGACATTAACTGATTTAAACGCGATTGTTGGCAAAGAAGTTGCGAATTACAGAGGAGCTTCTTCTGTTAGTATGTGGGGTTCTAACCTCTTCTAA
- a CDS encoding class II bacteriocin, which produces MVSGLGLLFSSINVEAATAYPNGVYCNKTKCWVDWNKAQSEIGKIIVNGWVQSGPWS; this is translated from the coding sequence TTGGTAAGTGGACTAGGATTGTTATTCAGTTCTATAAATGTAGAAGCTGCAACGGCTTATCCAAATGGTGTTTATTGTAATAAAACCAAATGTTGGGTAGACTGGAATAAAGCACAGAGTGAAATTGGCAAAATCATAGTTAATGGTTGGGTTCAAAGTGGTCCATGGTCTTAA